One stretch of Deltaproteobacteria bacterium DNA includes these proteins:
- a CDS encoding AAA family ATPase has product MRITSFYIECFGALRGLSLESIPHGLVVFLGENEAGKSSIHAFLKWILMGRPRKRSEDWTYHIPCGDAPYGRVTLSTQRFGDLMLERRKKGRDLVITRQNGERIDLSIDALLPGMTPEVFTQIFAFTLTELGDAGILRDDAITAAIHGVGTKSGAAGRFLSARGEIERRLAEIYAPRGRKADINACLLQIENVHKELDQTSRAYERYEGLAREAEEAARERDDLEATLRRIEHKIARMETLKRLWDTWAALKTCEDELASLSEIHGDFPEDALTKLDSFRDKRKKLAEMRNALVLEGEDLKAALGALSSHHAPILRQEKAIKELAGEKELYIKVLADIQNTKREMESVRQKIQGIFAELGSGFGEKALTQGLDLFSRQKIADFQQEFASIRSEMEKASTLLAVSEDALREAVEQEKKAREALRDLKGPLPVTDEETLHLIEDERPRMEAFYARMTALSNDIQETERELSALIASMGYGQDVSTFLATPPSEDFLNAYRSADRDREHAGQKAADATLSREKKAIELESVTKAIQAKSDELDLLGGVTDGRELEKEREVIRSAKAVFAKLEDAEREASHLEEKAEAIRLDLRETEALLRHDRTTHIVIASVLTIGGITAGGLLALFLGPTEGLWTGAAFLAALILLVISSHRKMAALQIRSDRLLDEKKKIQSLITEKRAATEQAEQKIKGLVPMMGEDLSVIRSELDRMESDIEKRIARAEISRSVYAEIQRLEREQEHLQREIELLEAERRHHMASCAEAEGSLRDLLEGTGFSPHPPLPRSDVLIPRMETAMHLAARLNSLREEERTLREGLGHYRDMVSEVAGLGDLSVGDAFFRRIEGFVREERERHERQKRLREAEEAIQKATDDRKAREDQLARRQADLERISRRSKEIDERWKTWTREKDLPSGIHPSVALDVIRRLDEAAGLLAREEDLKKGLAGFVSFKEGYEKRVREVSLEIGLSTPPADGIHHRVEKLEDMRTKAISDMARGREMEDRVRRIDARLAALASEEKELAKEIDGLLASGGARDEEDYIIRARIALRRKELSAEIAHLESLLRYGSGGRDLSELAMDFASSRPEDLDASLQALEREKAEVDLRLRELTDRMTGLLAEQKALATSEDLFILRSREDCLLEEIREKARKWSVYAIARFLMEETRKRFEKERQPAVLREAERYFSLITEGAYTRVIAPMEGEAIVVETAKGRQKTVGELSRGTLEQLYLSLRLGYIANYRPDLDPVPVFMDDILVNFDPRRAAAAARVLDDVAAKRQVFLFTCHPDTVETIRKNAPGAALYGIDSHGIERVRETSL; this is encoded by the coding sequence GTGAGGATCACATCGTTTTACATCGAATGTTTCGGCGCCCTCCGTGGACTCTCCCTCGAGTCGATTCCACATGGACTCGTCGTATTTCTCGGGGAAAACGAGGCAGGAAAGTCGAGCATCCATGCCTTCTTGAAGTGGATCCTCATGGGAAGGCCGAGAAAAAGATCCGAGGACTGGACGTATCACATTCCATGCGGGGATGCCCCTTACGGGAGGGTCACCTTGAGCACGCAGAGGTTCGGAGACCTCATGCTCGAACGCCGAAAGAAAGGCAGAGACCTCGTTATCACGAGACAGAACGGCGAACGGATCGACTTAAGTATAGATGCCCTCCTTCCAGGCATGACCCCCGAGGTCTTCACGCAGATCTTTGCCTTCACCCTAACCGAGCTCGGGGATGCGGGAATCCTTCGAGACGACGCCATCACCGCAGCGATCCATGGCGTCGGGACCAAAAGCGGGGCAGCAGGCAGGTTTCTCTCGGCGCGGGGCGAGATCGAAAGAAGGCTTGCTGAGATCTACGCGCCCAGGGGACGAAAGGCGGACATCAATGCCTGTCTTCTCCAGATAGAAAACGTACACAAGGAACTGGACCAGACCTCTCGCGCATATGAACGCTATGAAGGGCTTGCCCGGGAGGCGGAAGAGGCCGCCAGAGAGCGGGACGACCTTGAGGCGACCCTCAGGCGCATCGAACATAAAATCGCCCGCATGGAGACACTGAAGAGACTCTGGGACACATGGGCAGCCCTCAAGACCTGCGAAGACGAGCTCGCATCCCTTTCGGAGATACATGGCGACTTTCCCGAAGATGCCCTTACAAAACTCGATTCTTTTCGGGATAAACGGAAAAAGCTGGCAGAGATGCGCAATGCCCTCGTGCTTGAAGGCGAGGATCTCAAGGCCGCGCTTGGCGCCCTATCCTCCCACCACGCCCCTATCCTGCGGCAGGAAAAGGCGATCAAGGAGCTTGCCGGCGAAAAGGAGCTCTACATCAAGGTCCTGGCGGATATCCAGAACACGAAGAGGGAAATGGAATCCGTCAGGCAAAAGATCCAGGGGATCTTCGCCGAACTCGGGAGTGGCTTTGGGGAAAAGGCCCTTACCCAGGGCCTCGACCTCTTCAGCCGTCAGAAGATTGCGGACTTTCAGCAGGAGTTCGCCTCCATTCGCTCAGAAATGGAGAAGGCATCCACCCTGCTCGCCGTCTCGGAAGACGCCCTGAGGGAGGCCGTGGAACAGGAGAAAAAGGCCAGAGAGGCCCTTCGAGACCTGAAAGGCCCCCTCCCTGTGACAGACGAGGAGACCCTCCATCTGATCGAGGATGAAAGGCCCAGAATGGAGGCCTTTTACGCCCGAATGACGGCCCTGTCCAATGACATCCAGGAGACGGAAAGGGAGCTCTCCGCCCTCATAGCCTCCATGGGCTATGGCCAGGATGTATCCACCTTTCTCGCCACTCCTCCTTCGGAGGATTTTCTGAATGCTTACCGATCCGCAGACAGGGACCGGGAGCATGCCGGGCAAAAGGCGGCCGATGCAACCCTCTCTCGTGAGAAAAAGGCCATCGAGCTGGAATCCGTGACCAAGGCGATCCAGGCCAAAAGCGACGAGCTGGATCTACTCGGAGGCGTGACCGATGGCCGAGAGCTCGAAAAGGAGAGGGAGGTCATTCGATCCGCAAAGGCCGTTTTTGCAAAACTGGAGGACGCGGAGCGGGAGGCCTCCCACCTCGAGGAAAAGGCCGAGGCGATCAGGCTCGATCTCCGTGAGACCGAGGCCCTCTTGCGTCACGACAGGACCACTCATATCGTCATTGCCAGCGTCCTTACCATAGGCGGCATCACTGCCGGTGGTCTCCTCGCCCTTTTTTTAGGGCCTACGGAAGGGTTGTGGACAGGTGCGGCCTTTCTGGCCGCCCTGATCCTTCTCGTCATCTCCTCCCATCGCAAGATGGCGGCCCTGCAGATCCGGTCTGATCGGCTCCTGGATGAAAAGAAAAAGATCCAATCCCTCATCACGGAAAAACGGGCGGCCACAGAACAGGCGGAGCAAAAGATCAAGGGTCTCGTGCCTATGATGGGAGAAGACCTCTCTGTCATCCGATCGGAGCTGGACCGGATGGAGTCAGATATAGAGAAGAGGATCGCCCGGGCGGAGATCTCTAGATCAGTGTACGCAGAGATCCAGAGGCTCGAGCGGGAACAGGAGCACCTGCAGAGGGAGATCGAGTTGCTCGAGGCCGAAAGGAGGCACCACATGGCCTCCTGCGCCGAGGCAGAAGGATCGCTAAGGGACCTTCTCGAAGGCACCGGTTTCTCCCCTCATCCTCCCCTTCCCCGCTCCGATGTCCTTATCCCTCGCATGGAAACGGCCATGCATCTGGCCGCCCGCCTTAACTCCCTCCGTGAGGAAGAAAGAACTCTGCGCGAAGGCCTCGGCCATTACCGAGACATGGTCTCCGAGGTTGCTGGACTCGGAGACCTTTCAGTGGGGGATGCGTTTTTCCGGCGCATAGAGGGGTTTGTGAGGGAGGAACGTGAACGCCACGAACGCCAAAAAAGGCTCCGAGAGGCCGAGGAGGCCATTCAAAAGGCGACTGACGACAGAAAGGCCCGAGAGGATCAGTTGGCCAGAAGACAGGCCGATCTCGAAAGGATCTCAAGGCGTAGCAAGGAGATCGATGAAAGATGGAAGACGTGGACCCGGGAAAAGGACCTGCCTTCGGGGATACATCCGTCCGTTGCCCTCGACGTGATCCGTAGACTTGACGAGGCAGCAGGGCTTCTCGCCCGGGAGGAGGACCTCAAAAAAGGGCTTGCAGGGTTCGTCTCATTCAAGGAAGGATACGAGAAACGGGTGCGCGAGGTCTCGCTTGAGATCGGGCTTTCCACGCCGCCTGCGGACGGAATCCATCATCGGGTCGAGAAACTGGAAGACATGAGGACCAAGGCCATATCCGACATGGCGAGGGGTCGGGAGATGGAGGATCGCGTCCGAAGGATCGATGCAAGGCTTGCGGCCCTTGCCTCAGAGGAGAAGGAACTCGCCAAGGAGATAGACGGGCTCCTCGCCTCAGGAGGGGCGCGGGACGAAGAGGATTACATCATCCGCGCCCGCATCGCCCTCAGGCGAAAGGAACTCTCCGCCGAGATAGCCCATCTCGAATCCCTGCTCCGGTACGGTTCGGGTGGCCGTGATCTTTCGGAACTCGCCATGGATTTTGCGTCCAGCAGACCTGAAGATCTGGATGCCTCCCTCCAGGCCCTTGAGCGCGAAAAGGCCGAAGTGGACTTGCGGCTCCGTGAGCTTACAGACCGGATGACCGGGCTTTTGGCCGAGCAGAAGGCCCTTGCCACATCCGAGGATCTTTTCATCTTGAGATCGCGCGAGGACTGCCTTTTAGAAGAGATACGCGAAAAGGCCCGAAAGTGGTCGGTCTATGCCATTGCCCGGTTCCTCATGGAAGAGACAAGAAAAAGATTCGAGAAGGAGAGGCAGCCCGCCGTCCTCAGGGAGGCCGAAAGGTACTTTTCGCTCATCACCGAGGGCGCGTACACGAGGGTCATCGCCCCTATGGAGGGAGAGGCCATCGTGGTGGAGACGGCCAAAGGGAGACAAAAGACCGTGGGGGAATTGAGCCGGGGGACCCTGGAGCAACTCTATCTCTCCCTTCGGCTCGGATACATCGCCAACTACCGGCCCGATCTCGACCCCGTGCCTGTCTTCATGGATGATATCCTGGTGAACTTCGACCCCAGGCGGGCCGCTGCCGCTGCCCGGGTCCTGGACGATGTTGCGGCCAAACGCCAGGTCTTTCTCTTCACCTGTCACCCAGATACCGTGGAAACCATCAGGAAAAACGCGCCAGGCGCCGCGCTCTACGGCATCGACAGCCACGGGATCGAACGGGTTCGTGAGACCTCTTTGT